From the Cololabis saira isolate AMF1-May2022 chromosome 24, fColSai1.1, whole genome shotgun sequence genome, the window AATCATTTCGTCGTTTGGCTACAACGTTTGACATAGATGTTTTAGCCAGACTTTATCTTTGCTTACACTGAGAAAATCATCAAACTGCAGCCTCCCAGTGATGGTAAGACAACTTTAATAACATAACAACTCTTCCCTGTCTTTAAATGTCGAAGTGAAGTTACAAGAAGTGCAGAAAGTTGTCTTTAATCAGGAGAGCCTGAAACACCTGTAAATGTCAATAATTCTTCAAATATGTCAGTATTCCCGTTAAAATTGCATGTTTTCTTGTTGCTTTTTTACGTTTTGTAGCTGTTTTGACACttttctatccatataattctttttatggcactgcagttttaatttttgtttttttgtttgtttttaccttttacctttctatttttatttttttatctttttatctttatatgggtgtttggcttttggggtgtttgatttgtaaatgacagtgctgtgtgtgagatggagatgtcaatttccctgagggaacctcccaaagggattaatacaGTCATCTCAATCTCAATCTGAATATGTTTGCACCTCAGCTCCACATGTGCTGAGGGGATGTAGGTGGACCAGTTTAACCAAGTCTTTACTGTACAATATCCACCACAATGTAGTTGTTTAAATCACTTTAAGTTGCATATTTATCCTCTACGGGACAGTTATTTGACTGTGTGGCAGGGTGTAGGATTGGGTGTGGGCAGCGAGGAAGCAGCCattcagctgattgggcacacctgtgcccaatcaatttctccaccctgccacagactGAAGCTGCTGTCTTGCTCAgggaggtctttttttttttacatccttGCAGTTGGATCAATAATCTTCGGCCTTCTTTATGTGCAGAACTGTCCCAAACACttaaagaggacctattatgaaaaccaggttttttcttgctttaacatattaaAATGGTCTCCCTTTAGCCTGCCAactggatctacgagccgttcagattctgcttctgtcctagaagcagggcgtccgaacAATGTTCAGCTCAAACGGCGCATCGtgctgcgcagcgctgcgttgctgcggccagttaggacagtccaatagaaaataaagcaatggaattaatTTTGTCGGTGACGCTTGCTCGCTTCGCATGCAGttattaggacacggtgtaaataaCTCCGCCGGACGGAGCTTCCGCCCTTTTTTCGTaccggtgtatcgcgtcattcaggcagccaatcagcacagaacctcattatcatagccccgcccactcagaatcctgcataggataaggaggttagaaactgaGATGCTGcggacatggctcagaggctgaatttctaatttatttagcaaaaaaaaaaatcaaaagcttgtttttaagacattcaaggcctgtttaaaatagacattagatgccataataggtcccctttaaaaattaGTCTGGAAGAAATTcacaggggaaaaaaactaCACAAACTGTTAAAACTTGTTCTGCAATTCTCATTTTCAGGAACACATCAGCACTGTGATGTCCCGGTTCTCCAGCCCCGTCTACAGCCGTTACTGGCAGCACTACCAGCAGGCCATGGCCTGGCACCAAAGACACAGACAGGCCTACCAAAAGGCCCTGGAGGCCGCCTACGGTCCGGCCTACTGGCAGggtccacatcccagcactcaTCAGCGTTATGCAGACTGGCATGTCGAGGAGAGCGACGGCAAATATGAAGAAGATGACGAGGAAGAAAGCAGCTCGGATAGCGAGATCGAGTGCGACGTCAGCAACATGGAGATCAGCGAGGAGCTGCGACAGTACTTCGCCCagacggagagacacagagaggaGCTGAGTACGTGAATAAGAGATGTTTGTAAGGTGCACAGAGAGCTGCCCCAGCTTCACTTCATGAGTAATAAATGAAACATGTTCCTGTTTTgcagaaaagcagcagcagattgaTGCAGAGGAGCACGAGAGCTACGTGCCGGCTGACCAAGACTTGCACGCCGTCTCCTGGAGAAGCAGCCTCGCCCCTCCGTCTGAGCgaccaggacagagacgcacagcTGAGATGAAGAAGCTGTACGGCAAGGACGCACCCAAGATCATGGCCATGGAGGCGGCGATGCAGCTCACTTTTGACAGGAACTGTGACCGCAAGCAACCTAAGTACTGGCCCGTCATCCCGCTGAAACTTTAACATCTGCAGGCTGAGCTGCAGAATGTAAACTTCCCTGCTCGGATCACGAAGGTATTGTGAATAAGATAAGCTCCTGCTCAGACAGACGACAGCTGAATCACAGAATGCAGGCACCAAAAAGTGAGACGTTCAGCTGAGGGTCAGATGCACAGCAGACCTGCTCTTGTAGATGATGTAAATGTATTCAAACCACATTTACTTAATCCGTTTACCTTCTGGCTCAGCGACGCGTCGCGCTGCAACAGCTCCTCTTCTGCCTGTCGACTCAGTTTCACCACTTAAACAGATGTTTTCCTGCGCGGCTGCTTCTGATGTCACTTTTCAGCAAACACAAAATGCTTTTGTTGTTATTTCTAAACTGGAGTGTCTCGACATTTTGTCAGGTTTAAAAAGGTATTTATGTGCTTCCTTAGAGACATTCTCTTTTATGTTCGCACCATACTATTTTTTGAGCctggcaatgttttttttttaatttaattcctGTTCATAATAAAGTGTTTAATGTTTGAATAAAACCTCTGTATCAGTGGGATTTCTTGGGGATTTCTCTGCATAATAAGATTTGAATAAAACTGCTTTTCAGCTTTAAAATGGGACATTcttacataaaaaataaaaaaaaaggttggtgTGTATTCACATTGACATTTAAACCATTTTAGTACAGAAAGTTTTTCCCAAGCGTGCAGACAAACACTCAATCCATAGATTGTAACTTTCATGGCAGTGTGTCAAACTAGATGTATGAAATGTATTAAATTAAAGTTAATATTTCAACCCCACCAGATGCCTACAAACACTCTCCATCCTCTTAACGGGTGTTTTACATGTTTGTCATATCACAAGTTTAAGAATTAAAGCAATACCAAGGagtggttatttttttgtaaaaatattacTTTCAGTTTCATTTGTAATATTTGATTATTTCTAGGAAGTATCATCTTGTTCCCACAGTCTCGCATCGCTGTTATCAGCAGAAACCAGCCACAGAAACGTTGGACTCCCATTGTGGTTGTCTCTTGAAACAAGTGCACATCATTTTACGGCACTATGTCATGCATCAGCAGCGATAAAAGCATCTCACAGAGCTGTCGTGGCAGCCGTGACTATCAGACTAATGATGGAGGGAAAAATAAGAGCTAGAAAGAGGCCggacaaaaataaatcatgcaCAGAGCTGTTAAAGCAGCTTAACCTCTACACCGACAGGGCGTGCCCTTGGGCAGACAAGCTCAAAAGTTACTTTGCGATGGTGTGGATTGATACAGTATTTGAACACAAACAgttaaggttaaaaaaaatttcTGGGCTGCATTAGGGCATTCTGATCAACCTGCTGGATGCTTTTTTCCCCTAAAGTGACTTATGAAAAGTAGTAAAAAAATTACAGTACTAAGAGAGACCCCCCACAAACACGGAAGTGCAAAGAAGAGTGTATTTAAGATGATAATGGGTTTATGAATTATTAATTACAGCTCAAATGTCAAAATCTGACATGAAAACTACTTCAAGTGTTTCAAAAACGAACATCATTTACATCACATCCTATTCTGAATATAAACAGTGACGATCAGAAAGTGGAGTCATAAATGTCCTAAGATTCTTCAACTGTAATTTAAAGTTAAACGTTGTCAAAAGAGGTCAACTACGACTTTCCTTGACGAGGAAGGTGAATTCTTTTAATGTCAGTAGGATTTTAGCCTACTTTTATCTAAAGTCTTTggactttttcttttatctgttGACTCATTAAGGACAAGCATAAGCAGTGAGGTGTTGTGAAGCTTTGCTTCAAGATTATCAAAGCCAGACAGAGAGATTTGTGTTCCTTCTGGGGGAATCAGAtggtcatgaaaaaaaaaaaaaatcattattaACCAACCTGatcatgtttgagatgttgaAATTATGCCGCTGTTACTAAATACTTCTCCagatcttttatttctttttaaatactgTACTTTTAAAAGACacctattgtttttatttattgaatcTTATGCTTGATGACTTTGTTTGATGTCTTTTAACAATCTCTCTTTGTGTGCTAAACAGGGTGTTTGTAGATGTAGGAAACTGCAAATTAATT encodes:
- the gemin8 gene encoding gem-associated protein 8 — encoded protein: MEHISTVMSRFSSPVYSRYWQHYQQAMAWHQRHRQAYQKALEAAYGPAYWQGPHPSTHQRYADWHVEESDGKYEEDDEEESSSDSEIECDVSNMEISEELRQYFAQTERHREELKKQQQIDAEEHESYVPADQDLHAVSWRSSLAPPSERPGQRRTAEMKKLYGKDAPKIMAMEAAMQLTFDRNCDRKQPKYWPVIPLKL